Proteins co-encoded in one Ruegeria pomeroyi DSS-3 genomic window:
- a CDS encoding alpha-ketoglutarate-dependent dioxygenase AlkB family protein, translating into MTMLNLRGVEIRKGALDGPAQARLIEALRPVLKAAPLFTPTMPNGKPLSVRMTSAGSLGWVTDKGGYRYQPTHPKGMAWPAIPPEVLDLWHGVTGQDRAPDCCLINYYGEGARMGLHQDRDEADLTWPVVSLSLGDDALFRIGNTSRGGKTESVWLNSGDVVVMGGPARLIYHGIDRIRFGSSRLLPKGGRLNLTLRVAG; encoded by the coding sequence ATGACCATGTTGAACCTGCGTGGTGTCGAGATTCGCAAAGGCGCGCTCGACGGGCCGGCCCAGGCACGGCTGATCGAGGCATTGCGCCCGGTTCTGAAGGCCGCGCCGCTGTTCACCCCCACCATGCCGAACGGCAAGCCGCTGTCGGTGCGGATGACCTCGGCAGGGTCGCTGGGATGGGTGACCGACAAGGGCGGCTATCGCTATCAGCCGACCCATCCGAAGGGCATGGCCTGGCCCGCGATTCCGCCCGAGGTGCTGGATCTGTGGCACGGGGTCACGGGTCAGGATCGCGCGCCCGATTGCTGCCTGATCAACTATTATGGCGAGGGCGCCCGGATGGGCCTGCACCAGGATCGCGACGAAGCCGATCTGACCTGGCCCGTGGTGTCGCTGTCACTGGGCGATGACGCCCTGTTTCGCATCGGCAATACCAGCCGGGGAGGCAAGACGGAATCGGTCTGGCTGAACTCGGGCGATGTGGTGGTGATGGGCGGACCGGCGCGGCTGATCTATCACGGGATCGACCGGATCCGGTTCGGCTCGTCCCGGCTGTTGCCCAAAGGCGGGCGGCTGAACCTGACGCTGCGGGTTGCGGGCTAG
- the cysQ gene encoding 3'(2'),5'-bisphosphate nucleotidase CysQ: protein MTYEELIPVIRRLALEAGDVIMSIYNADDFGVKVKSDSSPVTEADEAADALISAGLRAAFPDILLVTEEQAASHSQTGDTFLIVDPLDGTKEFINRRGDFTVNIALVENGTPTRGVVYAPAKGRMFYTLADGSSVEETGGLDKETPGDLSPIRVAEADNAALLVVASKSHRDQATEDYIGKYAVKDSKSAGSSLKFCLVATGEADLYPRVGRTMEWDTAAGHAVLAGAGGKVVRFDNHQPLTYGKDGYANPFFIAYAPSVTLKEA, encoded by the coding sequence GTGACCTACGAGGAACTAATTCCCGTCATTCGCCGTCTCGCGCTTGAGGCGGGCGATGTGATCATGTCCATCTACAACGCCGACGATTTCGGCGTGAAGGTCAAATCGGACTCCAGCCCGGTGACCGAGGCGGACGAGGCAGCCGACGCGCTGATCTCGGCGGGCTTGCGCGCGGCCTTCCCCGATATCCTGCTGGTGACCGAGGAACAGGCGGCCTCGCACAGCCAGACGGGCGACACCTTCCTGATCGTCGATCCGCTGGACGGGACCAAGGAATTCATCAACCGGCGCGGCGATTTCACCGTCAATATCGCGCTGGTGGAAAACGGCACGCCCACGCGTGGCGTGGTCTATGCCCCGGCCAAGGGACGGATGTTCTATACTCTGGCGGATGGCAGCTCGGTCGAGGAGACCGGCGGACTGGACAAGGAAACGCCCGGTGACCTCTCTCCGATCCGGGTGGCCGAGGCCGACAATGCCGCGCTGCTGGTGGTGGCGTCGAAATCGCACCGCGACCAGGCGACCGAGGATTACATCGGCAAATACGCCGTCAAGGACAGCAAGAGCGCCGGATCCTCGCTGAAATTCTGTCTGGTGGCCACGGGCGAGGCCGATCTTTACCCGCGTGTTGGCCGTACCATGGAATGGGACACTGCCGCCGGTCACGCGGTTCTGGCCGGAGCCGGGGGCAAGGTGGTACGTTTCGACAATCACCAGCCGCTGACCTATGGCAAGGACGGCTATGCCAACCCGTTCTTCATCGCCTACGCCCCCAGCGTCACCCTCAAGGAAGCCTGA
- a CDS encoding glycosyltransferase family 2 protein: MTSSPAPPLSPIGWADAYRLRWKRQRLLWRAFRSRRALTALADRTAAIRPGQVLAVTTLRNEVLRLPWFLDYYRTLGVGHFLMVDNGSDDGSVEMLAAQPDVSLWQTGASYRDARFGLDWMTWLQIRHAHGHWCLMVDVDELLIYAHHDRRDLHALTGWLERQGRNCFGAHMLDLYPKGPVAAQTHAPGEDPLDILHWFDAAPYRAQRQQPLGNLWVQGGARERMFFADDPRRSPTLNKIPLIRWDRRYAYVNSCHSALPRQLNAVYGGPGDSAPSGVLLHTKFLPDIVSRSAEEKTRQQHFHTPADFDHYYDDLTASPDFWTPSSTRFTGWRQLHDLGLLSPGGWEEG, translated from the coding sequence ATGACCAGCAGCCCCGCACCGCCGCTATCGCCGATCGGATGGGCCGATGCCTATCGGTTGCGGTGGAAACGGCAGCGGCTGCTGTGGCGCGCGTTCCGCAGCCGACGCGCGCTGACCGCACTGGCCGACCGCACGGCGGCGATCCGCCCGGGTCAGGTTCTGGCCGTCACGACGCTCAGGAACGAGGTGCTGCGCCTGCCCTGGTTCCTGGACTATTACCGCACCCTAGGCGTCGGCCACTTTCTGATGGTCGACAACGGCAGCGACGATGGCAGCGTCGAGATGCTGGCCGCGCAGCCCGATGTCTCGCTCTGGCAGACCGGGGCCAGCTATCGCGACGCGCGCTTTGGGCTGGATTGGATGACCTGGCTGCAAATACGCCACGCGCATGGGCATTGGTGCCTGATGGTCGATGTGGACGAGTTGCTGATCTATGCCCATCACGACCGCCGCGACCTGCATGCGCTGACCGGCTGGCTGGAGCGGCAGGGGCGCAACTGCTTTGGCGCACATATGCTGGACCTTTACCCCAAGGGGCCGGTCGCCGCGCAGACCCATGCGCCGGGCGAGGATCCGTTGGATATCCTGCACTGGTTCGACGCCGCCCCCTATCGCGCCCAGCGCCAGCAACCGCTGGGCAATCTGTGGGTGCAGGGCGGTGCGCGCGAACGGATGTTCTTTGCCGATGATCCGCGCCGCTCACCGACGCTGAACAAGATACCGCTGATCCGCTGGGACCGGCGCTATGCCTATGTGAACTCTTGCCATTCCGCCCTGCCCCGGCAGCTGAACGCGGTTTATGGCGGGCCGGGCGACAGTGCGCCCTCGGGGGTGCTGCTGCACACCAAGTTCCTGCCCGACATTGTTTCCAGATCGGCCGAAGAGAAGACCCGCCAACAGCATTTTCACACCCCCGCCGATTTCGACCATTACTATGACGACCTGACCGCCTCGCCCGATTTCTGGACTCCCTCCTCGACCCGGTTCACGGGTTGGCGGCAATTGCACGATCTCGGGCTTCTTTCACCCGGAGGTTGGGAGGAAGGTTAA
- a CDS encoding 3-deoxy-manno-octulosonate cytidylyltransferase, producing MSVLIAIPARYASTRYPGKPLVSLTGASGTEMTLIERSWRAAMAVSGADRVVVATDDDRIRAVAEGFGAEVVMTSSDCVNGTERCAEAHAVLGGGFDIVVNLQGDAPLTPHWFVEDLIAGLRAAPEADIATPVLRCDGMALNGFLNDRKHGRVGGTTAVFAADRSALYFSKEVIPFTSQIYADDAPTPVFHHVGVYAYRPGALADYPTWPMGPLETLEGLEQLRFMENGRKVLCVEVEARGRQFWELNNPEDVARIEEMMAAMGLD from the coding sequence ATGTCCGTCCTCATCGCCATTCCCGCCCGCTATGCCTCGACCCGCTATCCCGGCAAGCCGCTGGTCAGCCTGACCGGCGCCAGTGGCACGGAAATGACGCTGATCGAACGCTCGTGGCGGGCGGCGATGGCGGTGAGCGGCGCCGACCGGGTGGTGGTCGCCACCGATGACGACCGCATCCGCGCGGTGGCCGAAGGCTTCGGGGCCGAGGTCGTCATGACCTCGTCAGATTGCGTCAACGGGACCGAGCGCTGCGCCGAGGCACATGCGGTGCTGGGTGGCGGTTTCGACATCGTGGTGAACCTGCAGGGCGATGCGCCGCTGACCCCGCACTGGTTTGTCGAGGATCTGATCGCGGGCCTGCGCGCCGCGCCCGAGGCCGATATCGCAACACCGGTGCTGCGCTGTGACGGCATGGCGCTGAACGGGTTTCTGAACGATCGCAAACATGGCCGGGTTGGTGGCACCACGGCGGTGTTCGCGGCCGACCGCAGCGCGCTCTATTTCTCCAAGGAGGTGATCCCCTTCACCTCGCAGATCTATGCCGATGACGCACCCACTCCGGTGTTCCACCATGTCGGCGTCTATGCCTATCGGCCTGGCGCGCTGGCGGATTATCCGACCTGGCCGATGGGGCCGCTGGAAACGCTCGAAGGGCTGGAACAGCTGCGTTTCATGGAAAACGGGCGCAAGGTTCTGTGTGTCGAGGTCGAGGCGCGCGGGCGCCAGTTCTGGGAGCTGAACAACCCCGAGGACGTGGCCCGGATCGAAGAGATGATGGCCGCGATGGGGCTGGACTGA
- a CDS encoding ABC transporter permease, with product MAELIFHNVVRGVRQGHSNAYAALGKNMMQILVFVLVFYMMFSMLGLRGSAIRGDFLLYIMSGIFLFMVHIKTVGAVAGAEGPNSAMMKHAPMNTIIAILSAALGSLYTQLLTLFLILFGYHVAFKPVEIADPAGAFGMLMLAWFTGCAVGLVFLSIKPWAPMLVGVMTTLYQRANMIASGKMFVANTLPGYMLAMFDWNPLFHAIDQCRGFVFRNYFPHNSNWHYSLWLGIILIMIGLMGEFYTRRHVSASWYARR from the coding sequence ATGGCCGAGCTCATCTTTCACAACGTGGTGCGCGGCGTCCGTCAGGGCCATTCCAATGCCTATGCGGCGTTGGGCAAGAACATGATGCAGATCCTGGTCTTTGTGCTGGTGTTCTACATGATGTTTTCGATGCTGGGGCTGCGCGGTTCGGCGATCCGGGGCGATTTCCTGCTCTACATCATGTCGGGCATTTTCCTGTTCATGGTGCACATCAAGACGGTGGGTGCGGTTGCCGGGGCCGAAGGGCCCAACAGCGCGATGATGAAACATGCGCCCATGAACACGATCATTGCCATCCTCTCGGCGGCTTTGGGGTCGCTCTATACCCAGCTGCTGACGCTGTTCCTGATTCTCTTTGGCTATCATGTCGCTTTCAAGCCGGTCGAGATCGCCGATCCTGCCGGTGCGTTCGGCATGTTGATGCTGGCCTGGTTCACGGGCTGTGCGGTCGGGTTGGTGTTCCTGTCGATCAAGCCCTGGGCGCCGATGCTGGTGGGGGTGATGACCACGCTTTACCAGCGCGCCAACATGATCGCCTCGGGCAAGATGTTCGTTGCCAATACCTTGCCGGGTTACATGCTGGCCATGTTCGACTGGAACCCGCTGTTTCACGCCATCGACCAATGCCGTGGCTTCGTGTTTCGCAACTATTTCCCGCATAACAGCAACTGGCACTATTCGCTGTGGCTGGGGATCATCCTGATCATGATCGGGCTGATGGGCGAATTCTATACCCGCCGGCATGTCTCGGCCAGCTGGTACGCGCGGCGATGA
- a CDS encoding COG3650 family protein has translation MRWLVALLLVLAAPLAADPVPALFDVTGVAADDVLNVREDPSAGSEVIGTLAPDAVGVEVVDLTFGGDWGRVNVNETSGWVSMRYMQQQPESDGVWMTPRFTCSGTEPFWSLTVEQGVGARFQIMGEAEQALPAGLLRPGAGLIDRFALPLGHNLAILRQMQCHDGMSDRAYGLDVGLMLNGSLYAGCCTLLPN, from the coding sequence ATGAGGTGGCTTGTCGCCCTGCTGCTGGTGCTTGCCGCACCGCTTGCCGCCGATCCGGTGCCCGCATTGTTCGATGTGACCGGGGTTGCCGCCGATGATGTGCTGAACGTGCGCGAGGACCCTTCGGCCGGGTCCGAAGTGATCGGCACGCTGGCGCCCGATGCGGTCGGGGTCGAGGTTGTCGACCTGACCTTTGGCGGCGACTGGGGCCGGGTGAACGTGAACGAGACAAGCGGTTGGGTCTCGATGCGCTACATGCAGCAGCAGCCCGAGTCCGACGGGGTCTGGATGACCCCGCGTTTCACCTGTTCCGGGACCGAGCCGTTTTGGTCGCTGACCGTCGAACAGGGGGTCGGGGCGCGGTTCCAGATCATGGGCGAGGCAGAGCAGGCTCTGCCGGCCGGTCTGCTCAGACCCGGGGCGGGTTTGATCGACCGCTTTGCCCTGCCGCTGGGCCATAACCTCGCCATCCTGCGGCAGATGCAGTGCCATGACGGCATGTCCGACCGGGCCTATGGGCTGGATGTGGGCCTGATGCTGAACGGATCGCTTTACGCCGGCTGCTGCACGCTGTTGCCGAACTAG